The following are from one region of the Candidatus Kinetoplastibacterium crithidii genome:
- a CDS encoding 2Fe-2S iron-sulfur cluster binding domain-containing protein, whose product MSFYISIKPGKEYLVVKKNQSILDAAKEQQITLPHSCSNGKCSRCKCKVLSGSFEISNYLSKALTEQEKSNNMILTCKTYPLSDMVIQYDSLIDKSSSFKTVGKVISIEKKTVDVIILRIKIPLEERFLFKPGQYVNFILKNGEKRSYSIANSPFIDKYLEFHIRHFFGGLFTDQLFGLTSSHLREDDNICLEGPFGSFILQDKSKSPIIFLVSGTGFAPIKSMMEYLIRENIFSQSIYLYWGARKLSEIYMHNLAKYWDSSIINFKYSPIFIDQKSESMAHISKYVMQDFKDLSDFQVYACGSNIMIESAKEDFVMKYRLPVNEFYSDAFIST is encoded by the coding sequence ATGAGTTTTTATATTTCGATAAAGCCTGGAAAAGAATATTTGGTAGTAAAAAAGAATCAATCAATCCTAGATGCAGCTAAGGAGCAACAAATTACATTACCACATAGTTGCAGTAATGGAAAATGTTCTAGATGCAAGTGTAAAGTTTTATCTGGTTCCTTTGAAATATCTAATTATTTAAGTAAGGCATTAACTGAACAAGAAAAATCAAACAACATGATTCTAACGTGTAAAACATATCCATTATCAGATATGGTTATACAATATGATAGTCTAATTGACAAGTCTTCATCTTTTAAAACTGTAGGGAAGGTGATTTCTATAGAAAAAAAGACTGTTGATGTAATAATTCTTAGAATCAAAATTCCATTGGAAGAACGGTTTTTATTTAAACCAGGACAATATGTAAATTTTATATTAAAGAATGGCGAAAAACGCAGTTATTCTATAGCAAATTCTCCTTTTATAGATAAATATCTAGAGTTTCATATAAGACATTTTTTCGGTGGTCTTTTTACTGATCAGTTATTTGGATTAACTAGTAGTCATTTGAGAGAAGATGATAATATTTGTTTAGAGGGGCCTTTTGGAAGTTTTATTCTTCAAGACAAATCGAAGAGTCCAATTATTTTTTTAGTAAGTGGGACAGGTTTTGCTCCAATAAAATCAATGATGGAGTATCTCATAAGAGAAAATATTTTTTCTCAATCTATATATTTATATTGGGGTGCTAGAAAATTATCAGAGATATATATGCATAATTTGGCAAAATACTGGGATTCTTCAATTATAAATTTTAAATATAGTCCTATCTTCATAGATCAAAAATCGGAATCTATGGCTCATATTTCTAAATATGTTATGCAAGATTTTAAAGATTTATCAGATTTTCAAGTATATGCATGTGGTTCTAATATCATGATTGAGTCTGCAAAGGAAGATTTTGTTATGAAATATAGATTGCCAGTAAATGAGTTTTATTCAGATGCATTCATTTCAACCTAA
- the rho gene encoding transcription termination factor Rho — translation MHLNELKTLHVSQLLEIASNLEIDNANRLRKQELMFAIMKKRAKQGEQIFGDGVLEVLPDGFGFLRSPETSYLASTDDIYISPSQIRRMNLHTGDSIEGEVRTPKEGERYFALVKVEKVNGVSPEIVKHRIMFENLTPLHPCQNIKLEREIRSEENLTGRILDVFSPIGKGQRGLIVASPKSGKTIMMQHIAHAIASNMPEATLIVLLVDERPEEVTEMQRTVRGEVVASTFDEPANRHVQVAEMVIEKAKRLVEMKKDVIILLDSITRLARAYNTVIPSSGKVLTGGIDANALHRPKRFFGAARNIEEGGSLTILGTALIDTGSRMDEVIYEEFKGTGNAEIHLERRMAEKRVYPAINLNKSGTRREELLVKQDILQKIWVLRKFIHDMDDIEAIEFILDKMRSTKTNLDFFEMMKR, via the coding sequence ATGCATTTAAATGAACTAAAGACTTTGCATGTATCACAGCTATTAGAAATTGCTTCCAATTTAGAAATTGATAATGCCAATCGTCTACGAAAACAAGAATTAATGTTTGCTATAATGAAAAAAAGAGCAAAACAAGGTGAACAAATTTTTGGAGATGGCGTATTAGAAGTACTTCCAGATGGTTTTGGGTTTCTAAGATCACCAGAAACATCATATTTAGCAAGCACAGATGATATATATATATCACCTTCTCAAATTAGAAGAATGAACTTACATACTGGTGATTCTATAGAAGGTGAAGTAAGAACACCAAAAGAAGGTGAAAGATACTTTGCATTGGTTAAAGTTGAAAAAGTTAATGGTGTATCACCAGAAATTGTAAAACATAGAATTATGTTTGAAAATCTTACTCCACTTCATCCCTGCCAAAATATAAAATTAGAAAGAGAAATAAGAAGTGAAGAAAATCTTACAGGAAGAATATTAGACGTATTCTCACCTATAGGTAAAGGACAAAGAGGATTAATAGTAGCAAGCCCTAAATCTGGAAAAACTATAATGATGCAACATATAGCTCATGCTATTGCATCAAATATGCCAGAAGCAACTTTAATAGTCTTATTAGTAGATGAGCGGCCTGAGGAAGTAACTGAGATGCAACGCACAGTCAGGGGTGAAGTGGTAGCTTCAACTTTTGATGAACCTGCAAATAGACATGTACAAGTAGCAGAAATGGTAATTGAAAAAGCAAAAAGACTTGTAGAAATGAAAAAAGATGTGATTATATTACTAGATTCTATTACTAGATTAGCTAGAGCATACAATACTGTAATTCCTTCTTCGGGAAAAGTTCTTACAGGCGGTATAGATGCCAATGCTCTACACAGACCAAAAAGATTTTTTGGAGCAGCTAGAAATATAGAAGAAGGTGGTTCTTTAACTATACTAGGAACGGCCTTAATAGATACTGGAAGTAGAATGGATGAAGTAATATATGAAGAATTTAAAGGAACTGGTAATGCTGAAATTCATTTAGAAAGAAGAATGGCAGAAAAAAGAGTTTACCCTGCTATCAATCTAAATAAATCAGGAACAAGAAGAGAAGAACTATTAGTTAAACAAGATATACTACAAAAAATATGGGTTCTAAGAAAATTTATTCATGATATGGATGATATAGAAGCAATAGAATTTATTCTAGATAAAATGCGCTCCACAAAAACAAATTTAGATTTTTTTGAAATGATGAAAAGATAA
- a CDS encoding epoxyqueuosine reductase QueH — protein sequence MEFIPRPIIDLPLNCNKVLLHSCCAPCSCEIMEAMIESNIKYSIFFYNPNIHPKKEYEIRKQENIRIANKYNIEIIDADYDTDNWFLRVKGLEHCPERGERCTVCFDMRFERTALYAYEHGFDTITSSLGISRWKDFNQINRSGIKAASKYDITYWDYNWRKKGGSQRMIFISKREQFYQQEYCGCVYSLRDTNKARREHGFDRIKIGEKFYKN from the coding sequence ATGGAATTTATACCAAGACCTATAATAGATTTACCTTTAAACTGTAATAAAGTTTTATTACACTCATGCTGTGCTCCATGTTCATGTGAAATAATGGAGGCAATGATTGAGTCAAATATTAAATATTCGATATTTTTTTATAATCCGAATATACATCCAAAAAAAGAATATGAAATTAGGAAACAAGAAAACATAAGAATAGCTAATAAATATAATATAGAAATTATAGATGCTGACTACGATACAGACAATTGGTTTCTAAGGGTTAAGGGATTAGAACATTGTCCAGAACGAGGTGAGCGTTGTACAGTATGTTTTGATATGCGCTTCGAAAGAACAGCTTTATATGCTTATGAGCATGGATTCGATACTATTACCAGTTCTCTAGGAATTTCTCGTTGGAAGGATTTTAATCAAATAAACAGATCAGGAATAAAAGCTGCTTCTAAATATGATATTACTTATTGGGATTATAATTGGCGAAAAAAAGGTGGATCACAAAGAATGATATTCATAAGTAAAAGAGAACAATTTTACCAACAAGAATATTGTGGTTGTGTATATTCATTAAGAGATACTAACAAAGCGAGAAGAGAACATGGATTTGATAGAATAAAAATAGGTGAGAAATTTTATAAAAATTAA
- a CDS encoding ZIP family metal transporter, which yields MIFLYILISTLSSGLIAVGIANWLTYNFFSKYLDSIVSISVGIFLSVAFLHLLPEAYDHLNNDANIIFITMLISIICFVILEKVSLLRHNHHYEGDGHLHGNGHDKNEAGSGGIIILIGSSLHNFSDGIVIAASFLTNPLLGIITSLSITVHEVPHKLCDFVVLRNSGINRSKALIMILTSSFCSSIGGFTGYFILHSARQFTPFALVIAASSFIYIAISDLIPQMHEHTYKKSLMNHIIELSLIFIGILFIFYLTKVSHYYHC from the coding sequence ATGATATTTTTATATATTTTGATTTCTACCCTTTCCAGTGGTTTAATTGCTGTTGGTATAGCAAATTGGTTAACATATAATTTTTTTTCTAAATATCTTGATAGTATTGTTAGTATATCAGTAGGTATTTTTTTGTCAGTAGCTTTTTTGCATTTATTGCCTGAAGCTTATGATCATCTAAATAATGATGCTAATATTATTTTTATTACTATGTTAATATCAATAATATGTTTTGTAATTTTAGAAAAAGTATCATTATTAAGACATAATCATCACTATGAAGGTGATGGTCACCTTCATGGAAATGGTCATGATAAAAATGAGGCTGGTAGTGGAGGAATTATTATATTGATAGGTAGTTCATTACATAATTTTTCTGATGGTATAGTAATTGCTGCTTCTTTTTTAACTAACCCATTACTTGGCATTATTACTTCTTTATCAATAACAGTGCATGAGGTTCCTCATAAATTATGTGATTTTGTTGTTTTAAGAAATTCTGGAATTAACAGGTCTAAAGCATTAATAATGATTTTAACTTCTAGTTTTTGTTCATCAATTGGTGGATTTACTGGATATTTTATTTTGCATTCTGCGAGGCAATTTACACCTTTTGCTTTAGTAATTGCTGCTAGTAGTTTTATATATATAGCTATATCTGATCTTATTCCTCAGATGCATGAACATACTTATAAAAAAAGCCTTATGAATCATATTATTGAACTATCATTGATTTTTATAGGTATATTATTTATATTTTACTTAACAAAAGTAAGTCATTATTACCATTGCTAA
- the polA gene encoding DNA polymerase I, whose product MSESLLLVDGSSYLYRAFYALPELRNSKGDQTGAIYGIVSMLKKLLSKYETTYFACVFDAPGKNFRHDICSTYKSNRPLMPQDLISQIDKIYQIIQSLGLPIISIKGVEADDVIGTISDLFSKKYDCQVIIATGDKDLAQLVNKKVRLVNTMNEEILDELGVLKKFGVEPSLIVDYLMLVGDSVDNIPGVAKIGPKTALKLLSEFGTVENIIASADKITGAIGKNIRDFIPNFTTTRKLLTIKRDCNLYPYFEKIEDLKKKDVDTNSLKELYESLDFVYWLSDLEHKENLLGSSLKDTEIELKKCIVDSENNLSLLIKELSKSEIITIDLHGNDISSLQTICFLVNSVVYYIPLYKLLSGCITKDYLISKLKFFLEDPNKYKVTYDLKKVLHFLYKENIHLKGVVDDVMLEAYVLDSRNNDNLYKLIDNFLNYKCITYDEIFGKGSKLKLIEDIPIEDAVNFFSQRVTSISQLNSLFKHKLSQDSKLEEIYDIEKKIAVILQIMETYGVKIDYLNLQNQSNFLGKKIISLENEIYSLSGCKFNINSPKQLGEVLFQFVGLPIISKTNAGIPSTDEKVLSKLSKDFRLARLVLDYRTLAKLKSTYTDKLPKMINRETGRLHTTYSQVSVITGRLSSFNPNLQNIPIRTEEGKLIREAFIAENNNILVSADYSQIELRVMAHVSKDYNLQLAFQEGKDVHIFTASEIFGISVDNVSEEQRRIAKTINFGLIYGMSAFGLASNLNIDRISAQNYINRYFDRYPGVLNYINLIKEKYNDLGYVETVFGRRLYLSSLSNKSFSNRKATDRAAINAPIQGTAADLIKKAMISVQDWISYEKLTSKLVMQVHDELILEVTNSELLIVKEMLPTLMCNVTEFDVPLIVDLGIGYNWSEAH is encoded by the coding sequence ATGAGTGAATCTTTATTATTAGTTGATGGTTCTAGTTACTTATATAGGGCCTTTTATGCTTTGCCTGAATTAAGAAATTCTAAAGGAGATCAAACAGGTGCTATATATGGGATAGTTAGCATGCTCAAAAAGTTGCTTTCAAAATATGAAACTACTTATTTTGCTTGTGTTTTTGATGCTCCGGGTAAAAATTTTAGACATGATATATGTAGTACATATAAATCAAATCGTCCATTAATGCCTCAAGATTTAATAAGTCAAATAGATAAGATTTATCAAATAATTCAATCCCTAGGATTACCTATTATTAGTATAAAAGGTGTTGAAGCTGATGATGTGATTGGTACAATATCAGATTTGTTTTCTAAAAAGTATGATTGTCAAGTTATTATTGCTACCGGTGATAAAGATTTAGCTCAATTAGTAAATAAAAAAGTTCGATTAGTTAATACAATGAATGAAGAGATTCTAGATGAATTAGGTGTTTTAAAAAAATTTGGTGTAGAACCTTCTTTAATTGTAGATTATTTAATGTTAGTAGGTGATTCTGTTGATAATATACCTGGGGTCGCAAAAATAGGTCCCAAAACTGCATTAAAATTATTATCAGAATTTGGTACTGTAGAAAATATTATTGCTTCTGCTGACAAAATTACAGGTGCTATTGGTAAGAATATTAGAGATTTTATCCCTAATTTTACTACTACGAGAAAATTACTGACAATAAAACGTGATTGTAATTTATATCCTTATTTTGAAAAAATAGAAGACTTGAAAAAAAAAGATGTAGATACTAATTCTTTAAAAGAGTTATACGAGAGTCTTGATTTTGTTTATTGGTTATCTGATTTGGAGCATAAAGAAAATCTATTAGGTAGTTCTTTAAAAGATACAGAAATTGAGTTAAAAAAATGTATAGTGGATTCTGAAAATAATTTATCTTTGTTAATAAAAGAATTAAGTAAATCAGAAATTATTACTATTGACCTTCATGGTAATGATATTTCATCATTACAAACAATTTGTTTTTTAGTTAATTCAGTAGTTTACTATATACCTTTATATAAATTATTATCAGGCTGTATAACTAAAGATTATCTTATATCAAAATTAAAATTTTTCTTAGAAGATCCTAATAAATATAAAGTGACATATGATTTAAAAAAAGTATTACATTTTTTATATAAAGAAAATATTCATCTAAAAGGTGTAGTAGATGATGTTATGCTAGAAGCTTATGTCTTAGATTCACGTAATAATGATAATTTATATAAATTAATAGATAATTTTTTAAATTATAAATGTATTACTTATGATGAAATATTTGGTAAAGGTTCGAAATTAAAATTAATAGAAGATATTCCAATAGAAGATGCTGTTAATTTTTTTTCTCAAAGAGTTACTTCTATTAGTCAGTTAAATTCTTTATTTAAGCATAAATTATCCCAAGACTCGAAGTTAGAAGAAATTTATGATATAGAAAAAAAAATAGCTGTCATTTTGCAAATTATGGAAACTTATGGTGTAAAGATAGACTATTTGAATTTACAAAACCAAAGTAATTTTTTAGGAAAAAAAATTATAAGTTTAGAAAACGAAATATATTCATTATCTGGATGTAAGTTTAATATTAATTCTCCTAAACAATTAGGAGAAGTGCTTTTCCAATTTGTTGGTCTACCTATTATTAGTAAAACAAATGCAGGAATCCCTTCTACAGATGAAAAGGTTCTTAGTAAACTTTCGAAAGATTTTAGACTAGCTAGATTAGTTTTAGATTATCGTACTCTTGCTAAATTAAAATCAACATATACAGACAAACTCCCAAAAATGATAAATAGAGAAACTGGTAGGTTGCATACTACTTATTCTCAAGTTTCTGTAATTACTGGTAGATTATCTTCTTTCAATCCTAATTTACAAAATATTCCTATTCGTACAGAAGAAGGTAAATTAATTAGGGAGGCTTTTATAGCTGAGAATAATAATATATTAGTTTCAGCTGATTATTCTCAAATAGAACTTAGAGTAATGGCTCATGTGTCAAAGGATTATAATCTACAATTGGCTTTTCAAGAAGGGAAGGATGTTCACATATTTACAGCATCTGAGATATTTGGTATTTCTGTTGATAATGTTTCTGAAGAACAAAGAAGAATAGCCAAAACTATTAATTTTGGATTAATTTATGGCATGAGTGCTTTTGGTCTTGCATCTAATCTAAATATTGATCGTATCTCGGCACAGAATTATATTAATAGATATTTTGATCGTTATCCTGGAGTATTAAATTATATTAATTTAATTAAAGAAAAATATAATGATCTAGGATATGTAGAAACTGTTTTTGGAAGAAGACTATATCTTTCATCTTTATCTAATAAATCTTTTAGTAACAGGAAAGCTACAGATAGAGCTGCTATTAATGCTCCTATACAGGGTACAGCAGCAGACTTGATAAAGAAAGCTATGATTTCAGTCCAAGATTGGATATCCTATGAGAAGTTAACTTCTAAATTAGTTATGCAAGTACATGATGAATTGATTTTAGAAGTTACAAACTCAGAACTTTTAATTGTAAAAGAGATGTTGCCTACTTTGATGTGTAATGTTACTGAATTTGATGTTCCTTTAATAGTTGATTTAGGTATTGGTTATAATTGGTCAGAAGCTCACTAA
- the typA gene encoding translational GTPase TypA has product MAKALRNIAIIAHVDHGKTTLVDQLLRQSGVFRNNQTVTKRVMDSNVLEKERGITILSKNCSVEYNDTYVNIIDTPGHADFGGEVERVLSMVEGVLLLVDSVEGPMPQTVFVTRKALSLGLKPIVVVNKIDKPGARPDFVINEVFELFDRLGATEEQLDFPVVYASGLSGYSSSDHNVRSGDMSYLFETIFKYVPEPHNDSDGPLQMQIASLDYNSYVGKIGIGKIHRGVLYPSMDVILKMGESGSAIKARINQVLKFSGLDRVAVEKAEAGDIVLINGIEDLEIGITIADPLNIDALPVLKIDEPTLTMNFMVNTSPLAGKEGKFVTSRQIRDRLDLELKSNVALKVRETDDDTVFEVSGRGELHLTILLETMRREGYELSVSRPRVVYKDIDGIKHEPFEDLTLYVDDIYQGSVMEEVGRRKGDLQNMIPDNHGRTRLEYVIPARSLIGFQNDFMSITRGSGLMSHVFREYAPFYEGSLSNRRNGVLISQYAGESVAYALWKLQDRGRMFIKPGESLYEGMIIGIHSRDNDLVVNPVREKQLTNIRASGTDEAIRLVPPINLTLEYAIEFIEDDELVEITPKSIRLRKRYLQEHERRRNRNV; this is encoded by the coding sequence ATGGCTAAAGCTTTGCGCAATATTGCCATAATAGCTCATGTTGATCATGGAAAAACAACTTTAGTTGATCAATTGTTACGCCAATCTGGTGTGTTTAGAAATAACCAGACTGTAACAAAGCGAGTTATGGATTCTAATGTTCTTGAAAAAGAAAGAGGAATAACAATTTTATCTAAAAATTGTTCTGTTGAATACAATGACACATATGTAAACATTATTGATACTCCTGGACATGCTGATTTCGGAGGTGAGGTAGAACGTGTATTGTCAATGGTAGAAGGGGTTTTACTTTTAGTAGATTCTGTAGAAGGACCAATGCCTCAAACAGTATTTGTAACAAGAAAAGCGTTAAGTTTAGGTTTAAAACCAATAGTTGTTGTAAATAAAATTGATAAACCAGGAGCTCGTCCAGATTTTGTGATTAATGAAGTTTTTGAGTTGTTTGATCGTCTTGGAGCTACAGAGGAACAATTAGATTTTCCAGTAGTATATGCTTCTGGTCTTTCTGGATATTCAAGTAGTGATCATAATGTACGTTCTGGTGATATGTCATATTTATTTGAAACTATCTTTAAATACGTACCAGAACCTCACAATGATTCAGATGGGCCTTTACAAATGCAAATTGCTTCATTGGATTATAATTCTTATGTAGGAAAAATTGGGATCGGCAAAATTCATAGAGGTGTATTATACCCATCTATGGATGTTATTCTTAAAATGGGTGAATCTGGATCAGCTATAAAAGCTCGTATTAATCAAGTTTTAAAATTTTCAGGTTTAGATAGAGTTGCTGTTGAAAAAGCGGAAGCAGGCGATATAGTTCTTATAAATGGAATAGAAGATTTAGAAATAGGAATTACTATTGCTGATCCTTTAAATATAGATGCTTTGCCTGTGCTAAAAATAGATGAGCCAACGCTTACCATGAATTTTATGGTAAATACTTCTCCTTTAGCTGGTAAAGAAGGTAAATTTGTTACAAGTAGGCAAATACGTGATAGGTTAGATTTAGAATTAAAATCTAACGTAGCTCTTAAAGTGCGTGAAACCGATGATGATACTGTATTTGAAGTTTCTGGGCGTGGTGAATTACATTTGACTATTTTGCTTGAAACTATGCGTCGTGAAGGATATGAATTATCAGTTTCAAGACCACGTGTTGTTTATAAGGATATTGATGGAATAAAACATGAACCATTTGAAGATTTAACATTATATGTTGATGATATTTATCAGGGTTCTGTTATGGAAGAAGTAGGAAGGCGCAAAGGTGATTTACAGAATATGATACCTGATAATCACGGTAGAACACGCTTAGAGTATGTGATTCCAGCTCGTTCACTCATAGGATTTCAGAATGATTTTATGAGCATTACTAGAGGTAGTGGTTTAATGAGTCATGTTTTTAGAGAGTATGCACCATTTTATGAAGGTTCTTTGAGCAATAGAAGAAATGGTGTTCTAATTAGCCAATATGCTGGCGAGTCTGTTGCCTATGCTTTATGGAAATTACAGGATCGAGGAAGGATGTTTATCAAACCAGGAGAGTCTTTATATGAAGGTATGATTATAGGTATCCATAGTAGAGATAATGATTTGGTGGTAAATCCAGTCAGAGAAAAACAATTAACTAACATAAGAGCTTCTGGAACAGATGAAGCTATACGTCTAGTGCCTCCAATTAATCTAACTTTAGAATATGCAATAGAATTTATAGAAGATGATGAATTAGTGGAAATCACTCCAAAATCTATACGTTTAAGAAAAAGATATTTACAAGAACATGAAAGAAGACGTAATAGAAATGTTTGA
- the truB gene encoding tRNA pseudouridine(55) synthase TruB: protein MSKKVFRNLDGFILLDKPSGLSSNIALQKVRHALEASKAGHAGTLDPFATGLLVCCFGKYTKFSSKLIDSSKSYIATLKFGEETDSSDFTGNVLYRFEDDILINKDFIINILNSFIGEITQIPPMYSAIKYKGIPLYKYARKGIDINREPRNINIYNIKLLSLKSNYIVIEVFCSKGTYIRTLAQDIGRKSGFFAHLVELRRLSVGPFCINQAIDLNSLLLMEEPKNAMLDENKISTFF from the coding sequence ATGTCCAAAAAAGTTTTTCGTAATCTTGATGGTTTTATATTACTTGATAAACCATCAGGATTATCAAGTAATATTGCATTGCAAAAAGTTAGGCATGCTCTTGAAGCTTCTAAGGCAGGTCATGCAGGTACATTAGACCCTTTTGCTACAGGTTTGCTTGTTTGTTGTTTTGGAAAATATACTAAGTTTTCATCTAAATTAATCGATTCTTCCAAATCATATATAGCAACTTTGAAATTTGGAGAAGAAACAGATAGTAGTGATTTTACCGGTAATGTTTTGTATAGATTTGAAGATGATATTTTAATAAATAAAGATTTTATTATAAATATTTTAAATTCATTTATTGGTGAGATTACACAAATTCCGCCTATGTATTCTGCTATTAAATATAAAGGTATTCCATTATATAAATATGCAAGAAAAGGCATTGATATAAATAGAGAACCAAGAAATATTAATATATATAATATAAAATTATTATCATTAAAAAGTAACTATATAGTTATTGAGGTTTTTTGCAGCAAAGGAACTTATATTAGAACTTTAGCTCAGGATATCGGTAGAAAATCTGGTTTTTTTGCACATTTAGTAGAATTAAGAAGGTTATCTGTAGGTCCATTTTGCATAAATCAGGCAATTGATTTGAATTCTTTGTTATTAATGGAAGAGCCAAAGAATGCTATGCTTGATGAGAATAAAATATCTACATTTTTTTAA
- the rbfA gene encoding 30S ribosome-binding factor RbfA, which produces MKMIDIDKVSGRNTRISKQIQKDLSKIISQKFTIKEIGIVTISKVDLSVDYAYAKIYFTVFGVDPKIVEEFLNKKSGWFHSYLYKRLHIHTVPTLLFLHDSHIEKANNLLDLIKKANIDS; this is translated from the coding sequence ATGAAAATGATTGATATTGACAAAGTGTCAGGTAGAAATACTCGTATTTCTAAACAAATTCAGAAGGATTTATCAAAAATAATTAGCCAAAAATTTACTATAAAGGAAATTGGCATTGTTACTATTTCGAAGGTGGATCTTTCAGTTGATTATGCATATGCTAAGATATATTTTACTGTATTTGGTGTTGATCCTAAGATAGTAGAGGAATTCTTGAATAAAAAATCAGGTTGGTTTCATTCCTATCTTTATAAAAGACTACATATACATACAGTTCCAACTTTGTTATTTTTGCATGACTCTCATATAGAAAAAGCTAATAATTTATTAGATTTGATAAAAAAAGCTAATATTGATTCTTAG